One window of Pedobacter faecalis genomic DNA carries:
- a CDS encoding helix-turn-helix domain-containing protein, translating to MEKKNEFYQEKEHQTKFYEKVGGLIYEARRNKGYTQDQLASLINISRVSIVNIESGKQRLPLHVVSFLSGLLSISINDLVPPYTPAHLSTTTPETTSRTRIDKAKVTLKCMDCCHEFKYSDLIVIKKRQRCPECGSVHYAILNMEAEQ from the coding sequence ATGGAAAAGAAGAACGAATTTTATCAAGAAAAGGAGCATCAGACCAAATTTTATGAAAAGGTCGGTGGGCTCATTTACGAGGCGAGAAGGAACAAAGGTTATACTCAGGATCAACTTGCTTCTTTGATTAATATAAGCCGGGTGTCAATAGTCAACATTGAGAGTGGAAAGCAAAGGCTACCGTTACATGTGGTTAGTTTCCTGTCCGGACTACTGTCAATTTCCATTAACGACCTGGTGCCACCTTATACCCCTGCTCATTTGAGCACAACAACCCCTGAAACTACATCAAGGACTAGAATAGATAAGGCGAAAGTGACATTGAAATGTATGGATTGTTGCCATGAGTTCAAATATTCAGACCTAATAGTTATCAAAAAGCGTCAGAGGTGCCCCGAATGCGGAAGTGTGCATTATGCTATTTTAAATATGGAGGCCGAACAATGA
- a CDS encoding DUF551 domain-containing protein, whose translation MKWISIKEKLPEPNVKVRLSYGLFGTRAAVCDSWVTTGWLTKSGVWSIKHVHGVTLDSKPTHWKPIPQPPKEKDNG comes from the coding sequence ATGAAATGGATATCAATAAAAGAGAAACTCCCTGAACCAAATGTAAAGGTACGTCTGTCCTACGGGTTATTTGGAACCAGAGCGGCAGTGTGCGATAGTTGGGTAACTACAGGGTGGCTGACGAAATCAGGCGTTTGGAGCATTAAGCACGTTCATGGCGTTACTTTAGATTCAAAACCTACTCATTGGAAACCAATCCCCCAACCCCCTAAAGAGAAAGACAATGGATAA
- a CDS encoding major capsid protein, translating to MEPSLFTAWVAKYFKPLVAKVVEKINGTKAPQTYLHKTMLRKEYSPTLKWNSINVEGSNVAADVVAMDSPLPLKKRDSISKADGDIPKLGMKLALNERTMTDLNILANSPATQESTIVQKLFQDTAKAITGVYEVLELMFLQALSSGVTLIQDTANVGLGIRVDFGYKSANKFGVSVLWSTAASATPISDFNRVKDKADADGNTISTVMMDQYAFANMIKTTEFKQRYAFSLDMAIDGNTIIPTPNSEKAKAFILSEYGWKVVIVNRTVRTERNGVKTNVKPWQEGSVVFLTTEEVGTLTWGTLAEMVHKNKAVTYEVADEFILVSKYHKVDPLKEYTSSQALALPVINNVDEIYLLDTKTVQS from the coding sequence ATGGAACCATCATTATTTACCGCCTGGGTAGCGAAGTATTTCAAGCCCTTAGTAGCGAAGGTCGTTGAAAAGATCAACGGCACAAAAGCGCCGCAGACGTATCTGCACAAAACAATGCTTCGCAAGGAGTATTCTCCAACGTTGAAGTGGAACTCAATCAATGTTGAGGGATCAAATGTAGCTGCTGACGTAGTTGCAATGGATTCACCGCTTCCGTTGAAAAAACGCGACTCGATTAGCAAGGCTGACGGTGATATCCCTAAACTGGGTATGAAACTGGCCTTGAACGAGCGTACCATGACTGATCTGAATATCCTGGCTAACAGCCCGGCGACTCAGGAGTCTACCATCGTTCAGAAGTTGTTCCAGGATACTGCAAAAGCAATCACCGGTGTGTATGAGGTGTTGGAGCTTATGTTCTTGCAAGCCTTGTCCAGTGGTGTTACGCTGATCCAGGACACTGCCAATGTTGGGTTAGGTATCCGTGTTGACTTTGGCTACAAGTCTGCAAACAAGTTCGGTGTGTCAGTACTTTGGTCAACTGCCGCTTCTGCAACTCCGATCTCCGACTTCAATAGGGTGAAGGATAAGGCTGACGCTGATGGCAATACCATTTCAACTGTCATGATGGACCAGTACGCGTTCGCGAACATGATCAAAACAACTGAGTTTAAGCAAAGGTACGCCTTCAGCCTCGACATGGCAATTGACGGCAACACCATTATCCCTACACCAAATTCAGAAAAGGCGAAAGCATTTATCCTGAGTGAGTACGGATGGAAGGTTGTTATCGTCAACAGAACTGTACGCACCGAGCGTAACGGCGTTAAGACAAACGTGAAGCCTTGGCAAGAGGGGTCTGTTGTATTCCTTACCACAGAGGAGGTTGGTACACTTACATGGGGTACACTTGCTGAAATGGTTCACAAGAACAAGGCAGTTACCTATGAGGTTGCAGACGAGTTCATCCTGGTTTCGAAGTATCACAAAGTTGATCCTTTGAAGGAGTACACTTCTTCACAGGCACTGGCCCTGCCGGTAATCAACAATGTTGATGAAATCTATCTGTTGGACACTAAAACAGTTCAATCGTAA
- a CDS encoding DUF6414 family protein, whose translation MKEETKKQKIKSFIYLDNSKMFSISSQLFSGLTEYIVRSNTDTVSERDEQKGLLGTGRVMADIIETQKSFAEKRFLHHYAYNIFEDKLEEENRVLEINQTNVGSAINRINEFSFVKITGRIGFNDSTKIRYTLENFNSIGESLAYAAHMNDINELEQETSKMISSTKDRNSKHKIKQQSNQISNIRSISKSLGLYLDPKMLDHLSNILKFGYEGSFEVQLPIVSTSTYYLFSSLLDRSLLSEPENTIITRNSRETEKEFTIFGIPTQVQSRDVKQSIYADAQEKLLNSDATPNMKEAIMNIISHITNIETAFTGKLDYEYMIDPIAVYRDL comes from the coding sequence ATGAAAGAAGAGACCAAAAAACAAAAAATTAAATCATTCATATATCTTGACAACAGCAAGATGTTCTCGATCTCGTCACAACTTTTTTCAGGGTTGACGGAATATATCGTTAGGTCTAACACCGACACAGTTTCGGAAAGAGATGAACAAAAGGGTTTGCTGGGAACAGGCAGGGTGATGGCAGACATTATCGAAACACAAAAATCATTTGCTGAAAAAAGGTTTTTACACCATTACGCTTATAACATCTTCGAAGATAAGTTAGAAGAGGAAAATCGAGTACTCGAAATTAATCAAACTAACGTTGGATCAGCGATCAATCGCATAAATGAATTTAGCTTTGTAAAAATAACTGGAAGAATCGGATTTAACGATTCGACAAAAATCCGCTATACTTTAGAAAATTTTAATTCCATTGGTGAATCATTAGCGTATGCAGCTCACATGAATGATATCAATGAACTGGAACAGGAAACAAGTAAAATGATTTCGTCTACTAAAGACAGGAACTCAAAGCATAAGATAAAGCAACAGTCTAACCAAATTTCAAATATCCGGTCAATATCCAAATCTCTAGGTTTGTATTTAGACCCTAAAATGTTGGATCATTTGTCTAACATTTTAAAATTTGGGTATGAGGGATCATTTGAAGTACAGTTGCCCATCGTGAGTACTTCTACATATTACCTTTTCAGTTCTCTATTGGATAGGTCTCTACTAAGCGAACCCGAGAACACAATAATAACAAGAAATTCGAGGGAAACTGAGAAAGAGTTTACAATTTTTGGTATACCGACCCAAGTTCAATCAAGAGATGTTAAGCAATCAATATACGCTGATGCTCAAGAAAAGTTATTGAACTCAGATGCAACGCCTAATATGAAGGAAGCGATTATGAATATAATTTCCCATATCACGAATATTGAAACAGCCTTTACTGGTAAATTGGATTATGAATACATGATTGATCCTATAGCGGTTTATAGAGATCTGTAG
- a CDS encoding bifunctional DNA primase/polymerase, which yields MNTLSGIWSNVDSMLQSGLSIIPVRDKDETTKMGAVYLAKTPYKAWKEFQIRQITKEELWQQMEERNTTAVAIVCGKISGNLEVIDVDVKFKPGIDTTLLQDIRTFHPTLFSKLRFHRTPSTGLHIPYRVEGHEVPGNLKLAGRIATEAEIELQMSKGIKRPSKEVNFLETRGEGGYFLAPPSLGYTVEIDNPIPTITWEEREALITLCMSYSEIVKEAPKPKLGKSQESVYNENPFEHYNNSVDPVALIQEFGWKYSHKNAKFYWFTRPGKDKGVSASWNVDKRMFFIFTTSTDLEGMRGYHPATLLAELKFQGNKSETYWHLVNNGYGKVKPAVEQKIVKRAAASGKPIPANFSDQAKQSYEATVQQLQEDHPYGVFIKYDSESEKLSVSYESLLYVAKELGLYGYQGQIVYVSGHVVEKITDRQFQDILKSYIREEEADEYEKLCNVFEKFLKENTKFIATRLALLEESLIAKDTRNDCYKFYQNGYIHITKESVDFSTYDNFDRLVWKDRIQLRDYVTGKGGRFVEYLNLALVKPEDAKPAIGYLAHEWKDETTGFIIVLTESCYDPRMGGGSGKNVFCNLLKLTTTYTSKPSIQGKFDESYFQSWNGERVFGISDLHKNFDFKNFKEPATGSFALKKLWKDITTVKVEDAPKFIMQTNYSYTDSDGGLIRRIIPLEFTDFFTRCGGLDVHFGIHFPNGWTDEDYSGYDNYIAECVQVWMQNGCKLKPGELTEEGWLKKFEQNYGEVASGIISECFNDFVSKGEITNEDFKKVISNYYTEHNIPRNYEAKHKVISDALKAYCDKHGIDVKTDQTIRVSAVSTAKGRKFKAISEEGVRLLNAAKSESDEEEVTPF from the coding sequence ATGAATACACTATCCGGAATTTGGTCGAATGTTGACTCGATGCTTCAGTCTGGCCTTTCGATAATACCCGTTCGCGACAAAGACGAGACCACTAAGATGGGGGCTGTATATCTCGCAAAAACTCCATACAAGGCCTGGAAGGAATTTCAGATCAGGCAAATCACCAAAGAGGAGTTATGGCAACAAATGGAGGAGAGGAATACAACCGCCGTTGCAATTGTGTGTGGAAAGATATCAGGAAACCTGGAGGTTATTGATGTTGATGTGAAATTTAAGCCCGGTATTGACACCACGTTGCTTCAAGATATCCGAACCTTCCATCCTACACTCTTTAGCAAGTTACGCTTCCATAGAACACCCTCAACCGGTCTTCATATTCCATATCGTGTTGAAGGTCATGAGGTGCCTGGTAACCTTAAGCTGGCGGGCCGCATTGCAACAGAGGCAGAGATCGAACTCCAAATGTCAAAGGGTATTAAGCGCCCTAGCAAAGAGGTTAACTTTCTTGAGACACGCGGCGAAGGCGGGTACTTCCTTGCGCCTCCATCGCTCGGTTATACTGTTGAGATAGACAATCCCATACCAACGATCACTTGGGAAGAACGGGAGGCATTAATCACGCTCTGCATGAGCTATTCTGAAATTGTCAAGGAAGCGCCAAAGCCTAAACTTGGTAAGTCTCAGGAATCTGTATATAATGAAAACCCATTCGAGCACTATAACAATTCTGTTGATCCTGTAGCCCTCATTCAGGAGTTCGGATGGAAGTACAGCCACAAAAACGCTAAGTTCTACTGGTTCACGCGTCCAGGTAAAGACAAAGGTGTCTCTGCCTCATGGAATGTAGATAAGCGTATGTTTTTTATCTTCACCACTTCCACCGATCTTGAAGGAATGCGAGGATATCACCCGGCGACCCTATTAGCCGAACTTAAGTTTCAGGGTAATAAGTCTGAAACATATTGGCATTTAGTTAACAATGGCTATGGTAAAGTAAAACCTGCAGTCGAGCAGAAAATCGTGAAACGTGCTGCTGCCTCAGGTAAACCTATACCAGCGAACTTCAGCGATCAGGCTAAACAGTCCTACGAAGCTACGGTCCAACAGCTGCAAGAGGATCATCCGTATGGTGTATTTATCAAGTACGACTCAGAATCTGAAAAGCTATCAGTAAGCTATGAATCTCTGCTTTACGTTGCCAAGGAATTGGGGTTATATGGTTATCAGGGGCAAATTGTTTACGTTAGTGGACACGTGGTCGAGAAGATAACCGACAGGCAATTTCAGGATATCCTGAAATCATATATCCGAGAAGAAGAAGCCGATGAGTACGAGAAGCTATGTAACGTTTTCGAAAAGTTCCTTAAGGAGAACACAAAGTTTATAGCCACCAGATTGGCATTGTTGGAGGAGTCACTGATAGCCAAGGATACCCGTAACGATTGCTACAAATTCTATCAAAACGGGTATATTCATATAACCAAGGAGTCTGTTGATTTCTCAACGTATGACAACTTCGATAGGCTAGTTTGGAAAGACAGAATACAGCTTAGAGATTACGTAACAGGCAAGGGCGGCCGGTTCGTTGAATATCTAAACTTAGCCCTGGTAAAGCCGGAAGACGCAAAGCCAGCTATCGGGTATCTGGCTCACGAATGGAAAGATGAAACAACTGGTTTTATTATCGTTCTGACCGAATCATGCTACGATCCTAGGATGGGAGGAGGTAGCGGTAAAAATGTCTTCTGTAACTTACTTAAACTTACCACAACATATACAAGTAAGCCATCAATTCAGGGGAAATTCGATGAATCTTACTTCCAGTCATGGAACGGAGAGCGAGTATTTGGAATCAGTGATTTGCACAAGAACTTTGATTTTAAGAATTTCAAGGAACCGGCGACCGGATCCTTCGCTCTGAAAAAATTATGGAAGGACATCACGACGGTTAAGGTTGAGGATGCTCCAAAATTTATCATGCAAACCAATTATAGCTACACCGATAGCGATGGTGGGTTGATTAGACGTATCATACCTCTTGAGTTCACAGACTTTTTTACGAGGTGTGGCGGGTTGGATGTTCATTTTGGGATTCATTTCCCTAATGGTTGGACTGATGAGGACTATTCAGGATACGACAATTATATTGCTGAATGCGTGCAGGTTTGGATGCAAAATGGCTGCAAGCTGAAACCAGGTGAACTGACTGAGGAAGGATGGCTTAAGAAGTTTGAACAAAACTACGGCGAAGTCGCCTCAGGAATTATCTCCGAATGCTTTAATGATTTTGTTAGCAAGGGGGAAATCACTAACGAGGATTTTAAAAAGGTTATTTCGAACTACTATACCGAGCACAACATCCCAAGGAACTACGAAGCTAAACACAAGGTTATCAGCGATGCGCTGAAGGCTTATTGTGACAAGCACGGTATTGATGTCAAGACGGACCAGACAATCCGCGTGTCTGCAGTCTCGACAGCTAAGGGACGGAAATTTAAGGCTATATCCGAAGAGGGAGTAAGACTTTTAAATGCCGCGAAATCTGAATCCGATGAGGAAGAAGTTACACCGTTTTAA
- a CDS encoding phage portal protein has protein sequence MEIEKLKELTNDPSKLISVVQASRPEEDDDWKQYYPENHAVMQKSSRKDREVWKPVYDSNGQPVKIEDGQPGAGTDKMTKDWEKVARITSSAQKMIVQWAVQIAAGTPVEPVAPNKMDDKQERKYKMLLKTLKDNKIDYLDKEILRLKKTYKICAEVWYSEDAEKSFWGDLMPGTSKVKKMRLLIMSTETGDDLYPIRNKFGKMIALGRGYKIRDDEGKEVSKFDLYVDNGYYVYTQKQGGWALETFEPHKFTKPQFIVHEQNDVEWADVQDKIDRLEILNSNHSDQNDATGSPILAVKGEVKGFIARGETGKVFELNDGADMKFVEATGAPESIIDERKNLIKMIYDETFTPQISFQDATSLGANVPGVTMKLFFLPATLKAMNEQMGGWGMSVQRRYNLLLTIMGVIGGMQDVELEVTPKFSIFMPSNDTENYENIVKLVGAGLLSRKKAVAMLNLTDSDEEELKQIEVELEAATKRAAALKPTQIQTDAPPVQE, from the coding sequence ATGGAGATAGAGAAACTTAAGGAACTTACAAACGATCCGTCAAAACTCATTAGCGTAGTTCAGGCCTCGAGGCCTGAGGAGGATGATGATTGGAAGCAGTACTATCCTGAAAACCATGCGGTGATGCAAAAGTCTTCCCGCAAAGACAGGGAGGTATGGAAACCTGTCTACGATTCCAACGGTCAGCCGGTAAAAATTGAAGATGGACAGCCAGGCGCCGGTACGGATAAAATGACCAAAGATTGGGAGAAGGTCGCCCGTATCACTTCCAGCGCCCAAAAGATGATCGTTCAGTGGGCAGTCCAAATCGCTGCCGGTACGCCTGTTGAACCAGTTGCGCCTAACAAAATGGACGATAAGCAGGAGCGCAAATACAAGATGCTCTTAAAGACGCTTAAGGATAACAAGATCGATTATCTGGATAAGGAGATTTTGCGCCTCAAGAAGACATACAAGATATGTGCTGAGGTCTGGTATTCGGAAGATGCAGAGAAGTCTTTCTGGGGCGATCTTATGCCGGGTACGTCGAAGGTTAAGAAGATGCGCCTGCTTATCATGTCCACTGAAACCGGAGACGATCTGTACCCGATCAGAAATAAGTTTGGTAAAATGATCGCCCTTGGCCGTGGGTACAAGATCAGAGACGATGAAGGTAAGGAGGTCAGCAAGTTTGACCTGTACGTCGATAACGGTTATTACGTCTACACGCAGAAGCAGGGCGGATGGGCGCTCGAAACCTTTGAACCACACAAGTTCACTAAGCCTCAGTTTATCGTTCATGAGCAGAATGATGTTGAGTGGGCTGATGTTCAAGATAAGATCGACAGGCTTGAAATACTAAATTCAAACCATTCAGACCAGAATGATGCCACAGGATCTCCGATACTTGCCGTTAAAGGTGAGGTAAAGGGCTTTATAGCCAGAGGCGAGACTGGAAAGGTGTTCGAGCTTAACGATGGTGCCGACATGAAGTTTGTTGAAGCTACCGGTGCTCCTGAATCGATCATTGATGAAAGGAAAAACCTGATTAAGATGATCTATGATGAGACGTTTACGCCTCAGATCAGCTTTCAGGACGCAACCTCGTTAGGCGCCAATGTACCAGGCGTGACAATGAAGCTTTTCTTTCTTCCAGCAACACTTAAAGCCATGAATGAGCAAATGGGCGGATGGGGCATGTCAGTACAGCGCCGGTATAACCTGCTACTTACCATTATGGGGGTAATTGGCGGCATGCAGGACGTGGAACTCGAGGTGACACCTAAGTTTTCGATATTCATGCCGTCAAATGACACCGAGAATTACGAGAACATTGTGAAACTGGTAGGGGCCGGGCTGCTGAGCCGCAAGAAAGCCGTAGCCATGCTAAACCTGACTGATAGTGACGAGGAGGAGCTGAAGCAGATAGAGGTTGAACTTGAGGCAGCCACCAAACGCGCAGCAGCCCTCAAACCAACGCAAATCCAGACCGACGCGCCGCCTGTACAAGAATAA
- a CDS encoding DUF6965 family protein, whose amino-acid sequence MTAEEYEAAFHGIDLPETLQLDSGVFVPDTSEFIAKSIDILKSRSAGARVEEAVKYRLDRALEIITSQNAQ is encoded by the coding sequence ATGACAGCAGAAGAATACGAAGCAGCCTTTCACGGCATTGATCTACCAGAAACTTTACAGCTTGACAGCGGTGTATTTGTGCCGGATACCAGTGAGTTTATAGCTAAGTCAATCGATATCCTAAAGAGCAGATCTGCAGGTGCCCGTGTTGAGGAGGCTGTTAAATACAGGTTAGATCGGGCGTTGGAGATAATTACTTCTCAAAACGCTCAATAG
- a CDS encoding SOS response-associated peptidase, translated as MCYYTSVKTTGRQLAADLHAPFERADQFTGIVRANGFSHPELPVLSVDNGRSINMYNWGLIPHWVKDWESAVKLRRQTLNCISEEVFEKPSFRDSIMKRRCIIPVTGFFEWKHVGKSKFPYFIHPKEQPYFYLMCLYSFWTDPATRDVLPTFTILTGAANVLMADIHNTKKRQPLMIDKRNIDAWMSLDLPKSGVIELMQPCDDREMAAYTIAGGTDNSNDDHILEQVNYGSLHN; from the coding sequence ATGTGCTACTACACTTCTGTAAAGACTACCGGCCGCCAACTTGCCGCTGACTTACATGCGCCGTTCGAACGTGCAGATCAGTTTACCGGGATTGTCCGGGCAAACGGGTTTTCACATCCTGAGCTGCCTGTACTGTCAGTAGATAACGGGCGGTCGATAAATATGTACAACTGGGGCCTGATCCCTCATTGGGTTAAGGATTGGGAGTCTGCCGTGAAGCTAAGAAGGCAGACCCTCAACTGCATTAGTGAAGAGGTGTTTGAAAAGCCATCATTCAGGGATAGCATAATGAAGCGCCGGTGCATCATACCTGTAACTGGATTTTTTGAGTGGAAGCACGTTGGAAAAAGTAAGTTTCCGTACTTCATCCACCCAAAGGAACAGCCGTATTTCTATCTGATGTGTTTGTACAGTTTTTGGACTGACCCTGCCACCCGAGACGTATTGCCAACATTCACTATTCTCACAGGTGCCGCAAACGTCCTTATGGCCGATATCCACAACACCAAAAAGCGCCAGCCTTTAATGATTGATAAGCGCAACATTGACGCCTGGATGTCTCTTGACCTGCCTAAATCCGGCGTTATTGAACTGATGCAACCTTGCGACGATAGAGAAATGGCGGCGTATACAATTGCGGGGGGAACTGACAACTCCAACGATGATCACATACTTGAACAGGTAAACTATGGATCCCTTCATAATTAA
- a CDS encoding DUF6706 family protein gives MTIKEALSTKTEQLTLASGALDLAILESGLDGTATYDPGTNGKDVDLVWAGLLLTVIQVTEVREDDASVKYAGNLREIYSAIMRKWGLVDPFAAAKPTVRQRVIW, from the coding sequence ATGACCATCAAAGAAGCCCTTTCCACCAAGACCGAGCAGCTTACCCTTGCATCCGGCGCGCTAGACCTTGCAATCCTTGAATCAGGATTGGACGGCACAGCGACTTACGATCCGGGAACGAATGGTAAGGATGTCGATCTGGTATGGGCGGGGCTTCTTTTGACTGTTATTCAGGTGACTGAAGTTCGTGAGGATGATGCGTCGGTAAAATACGCTGGCAACCTGCGCGAGATTTACAGTGCGATAATGAGGAAGTGGGGCCTGGTAGATCCATTCGCAGCAGCTAAGCCAACAGTTAGACAAAGGGTGATATGGTAA
- a CDS encoding terminase family protein, which translates to MSFSFEADEEILPEEITLFESFPKQGEFIDAVIGGQFSFVLYGGAIRGGKTFVLLAIFCLLCKVFPGSRWAVVRKNLPTIKKNLYPSWNKVKPDSFIEKMNNETHTVTFKNGSQIIFFPENYNQDKELDRWKGLEVNGFGFEEINECQQVSLFKAFERAGSYIVPKLTIQPKPIVMATCNPTQGWVKDLIYTPWKKGTLKSTWHYIQSRIHDNLPLLKAQPHYLPSLRENLNHYEYEVYVEGNWDVQLKTGGEFLRKFELSDHVRPLDWDVNNMMHVSLDSNVYPHIAVTVWQLIKKESGGWIIRQVHELPAADPINTGTKAGKNVGEWLTKIGYNQRVKIYGDRSTKNRNNIDEEKKSFFELFTGAITKEGHKIEDCMLPSAPVVSTIADFINAIFAGEIDGLSIEIAEHCRQSINDYIETKTDKDGSILKVRVKHPTIENLTYEKNGHLTDTLKDFIVSAFHKEYLAFVDKQKKKPDLRMFSGIR; encoded by the coding sequence TTGAGTTTTAGTTTTGAAGCGGATGAAGAGATCCTTCCAGAGGAGATAACACTGTTCGAGTCTTTCCCGAAACAGGGCGAGTTTATAGACGCTGTAATAGGAGGTCAATTTTCTTTTGTGCTGTACGGAGGAGCGATCAGGGGAGGCAAAACGTTTGTCTTGCTAGCGATCTTCTGTCTGCTATGTAAAGTATTCCCCGGTAGCCGGTGGGCAGTTGTCCGCAAGAATTTACCCACTATCAAGAAAAACCTTTATCCGTCCTGGAATAAAGTAAAGCCGGATAGCTTCATCGAAAAGATGAATAACGAAACTCATACCGTCACTTTCAAAAACGGCAGCCAGATTATTTTCTTTCCGGAGAACTATAACCAGGACAAAGAACTGGACCGTTGGAAAGGACTTGAGGTTAATGGATTTGGCTTTGAGGAAATCAATGAATGCCAGCAGGTATCACTTTTCAAAGCCTTCGAGCGTGCCGGATCCTATATCGTGCCTAAATTGACGATTCAACCAAAACCTATCGTCATGGCTACATGTAACCCGACGCAAGGATGGGTAAAGGATTTGATCTATACGCCATGGAAAAAAGGAACGCTGAAATCAACATGGCATTATATCCAGTCTAGAATACACGATAACTTGCCGCTTTTAAAGGCTCAGCCGCATTATCTTCCGTCGCTAAGGGAAAACCTCAATCATTACGAGTATGAAGTGTACGTCGAAGGAAATTGGGATGTTCAGTTAAAAACAGGGGGAGAGTTCCTGCGTAAGTTTGAACTGAGTGATCACGTCCGTCCGCTTGATTGGGATGTAAACAACATGATGCATGTCTCTCTTGATAGCAATGTGTACCCGCACATAGCCGTTACTGTTTGGCAACTGATCAAGAAGGAATCTGGGGGTTGGATCATTCGCCAGGTGCATGAGCTGCCTGCAGCTGATCCTATTAATACAGGCACTAAGGCCGGTAAGAACGTAGGTGAGTGGCTGACCAAGATCGGGTACAACCAGCGGGTGAAGATTTACGGGGACAGGTCTACCAAGAATCGGAACAATATCGACGAGGAAAAGAAATCATTTTTTGAGCTATTCACCGGAGCCATAACCAAAGAAGGACACAAGATTGAAGATTGCATGCTGCCGAGCGCGCCGGTTGTTTCAACAATAGCAGACTTCATCAACGCTATATTTGCCGGCGAGATCGACGGATTATCAATTGAGATTGCCGAGCACTGCAGACAATCGATCAATGATTATATCGAAACAAAGACCGACAAGGACGGTAGTATTTTGAAGGTGCGAGTCAAGCATCCTACAATAGAGAACCTGACATACGAGAAGAATGGGCACTTAACCGATACACTCAAGGACTTCATTGTTTCGGCTTTCCACAAGGAGTATCTGGCGTTTGTTGACAAGCAAAAGAAAAAACCAGACCTGAGAATGTTCTCGGGGATTAGGTAG
- a CDS encoding VRR-NUC domain-containing protein, which produces MSEDQIQAAFFQKCWTELPETRRCLFAVPNGSTRDIREATKLKATGLIAGQPDMILIHQGKAYGFEFKTNSGVVSTNQRTVHQAWADQQTPVYVLRCHITAFAIVQAICSGHTLDQFNRYRSIQEVSCF; this is translated from the coding sequence ATGTCTGAAGACCAAATTCAGGCGGCTTTTTTCCAGAAGTGCTGGACCGAGCTGCCAGAAACGCGGCGCTGCCTATTTGCGGTGCCAAATGGAAGTACAAGAGATATCCGCGAGGCCACAAAGCTTAAGGCTACAGGTCTTATCGCAGGCCAACCTGATATGATCCTTATTCACCAGGGCAAAGCTTACGGATTCGAGTTTAAAACAAACTCCGGAGTTGTCAGCACAAATCAGCGAACCGTACATCAAGCCTGGGCGGACCAGCAAACTCCAGTGTACGTGTTGAGGTGTCACATCACCGCCTTTGCCATTGTGCAGGCTATATGCTCCGGCCATACGCTTGATCAATTCAACAGATATCGTTCAATACAGGAGGTGTCATGCTTCTAA
- a CDS encoding terminase small subunit, with the protein MAKKKPVGRPFKFSPTEFDLAWQQYFQYVDDNPWMKNEVMKSGELAGQIIQVPTARPYSEVGFCAFHNLGEKYITELSHTLLKHVKDKESKLHDEATELSNILTQARARCRAQKFEGAAVGAFNANIIARDLGMADNQNVKHDGIPETPPAKQVMIFNGQKIEF; encoded by the coding sequence ATGGCAAAGAAAAAACCTGTAGGCAGACCGTTTAAATTTTCACCAACTGAATTTGATTTGGCTTGGCAACAATACTTCCAGTATGTTGACGATAATCCTTGGATGAAAAACGAGGTTATGAAGTCCGGAGAGCTAGCGGGCCAGATCATTCAGGTGCCAACAGCAAGGCCGTATTCTGAAGTCGGTTTCTGTGCATTCCACAACCTTGGTGAGAAATATATCACGGAACTTTCACATACGCTTTTGAAGCACGTCAAGGATAAAGAGAGCAAACTTCACGATGAAGCCACAGAATTATCCAACATCTTAACGCAGGCGAGAGCCAGATGCCGCGCCCAGAAATTTGAAGGCGCTGCTGTTGGTGCGTTCAATGCAAACATTATCGCCCGTGACTTGGGTATGGCTGACAATCAGAACGTGAAGCATGACGGCATTCCGGAAACACCGCCGGCAAAGCAGGTGATGATATTTAACGGCCAAAAAATTGAGTTTTAG